One segment of Comamonas thiooxydans DNA contains the following:
- a CDS encoding TIGR03862 family flavoprotein, with the protein MSVSEPLMADSEWVCDVAVIGAGPAGLMAAEQLAKAGLSVRVFEAKASAARKFLMAGKGGLNLTHSEEFSSFVTRYGCRSADLTPWLEKWGASELQAWVKELGFDTFVGSSGRVFPADMKAAPLLRAWLVRMKSQGVQFHMRHRWIGWSEDGKPVLQTEDARVKIGCKALVLATGGGSWARLGSDGAWVSLLQDKGVGIAPLQAANCGFDVGWPQGREAGWSEVFAQRFAGQPFKSVVLKFADEQGAGFERQGEFVATQTGVEGSLIYAVSSLLRDCIARQGAARFELDLLPQWSAERVQQEVMRPRGSRSLSSHLKGRLGLDGIKAGLLYEVLGKDGMADMKRLASTIKAVPLTVIAPRPIDEAISTAGGVRLEALDARGMCAALPGVFCAGEMLDWEAPTGGYLLTACMSSGVHVAEGVLNFLRDN; encoded by the coding sequence ATGAGTGTCTCGGAGCCCTTGATGGCCGATTCCGAATGGGTCTGTGATGTGGCTGTGATCGGTGCCGGGCCTGCAGGCTTGATGGCGGCCGAGCAACTGGCAAAGGCCGGCTTGTCGGTCAGAGTGTTCGAGGCGAAAGCCTCGGCGGCTCGCAAATTCCTCATGGCCGGCAAAGGCGGTCTCAATCTTACGCACTCCGAGGAGTTTTCGAGCTTTGTGACTCGCTATGGCTGCCGCTCTGCAGATTTGACTCCCTGGCTCGAAAAGTGGGGGGCGAGCGAGCTTCAGGCCTGGGTCAAGGAACTGGGCTTTGATACCTTTGTGGGGTCATCCGGAAGAGTGTTTCCTGCGGATATGAAGGCGGCGCCGCTGTTGCGTGCCTGGCTGGTGCGTATGAAGTCGCAGGGCGTGCAGTTTCATATGCGTCATCGCTGGATAGGCTGGTCAGAGGATGGCAAGCCGGTTCTTCAGACAGAGGATGCCAGAGTCAAGATTGGCTGCAAGGCGTTGGTGCTCGCGACGGGTGGCGGCAGCTGGGCGCGTCTGGGTTCGGACGGCGCTTGGGTTTCGTTGCTGCAGGACAAGGGGGTGGGCATTGCCCCGCTGCAGGCGGCCAACTGTGGTTTTGATGTGGGCTGGCCGCAAGGACGTGAAGCCGGCTGGAGCGAGGTCTTTGCTCAGCGCTTTGCCGGGCAGCCGTTCAAGTCGGTGGTTTTGAAGTTTGCGGACGAGCAAGGTGCCGGTTTTGAGCGTCAGGGTGAATTTGTTGCGACGCAGACCGGGGTGGAGGGGAGCCTGATCTATGCTGTCTCCTCCCTGTTGCGGGACTGCATTGCCCGCCAGGGCGCTGCGCGCTTCGAGCTGGATCTGCTGCCGCAGTGGAGTGCGGAGCGTGTGCAGCAGGAGGTGATGCGGCCGCGCGGCTCGCGCAGTCTCAGCAGTCATCTCAAAGGGCGTCTGGGGCTTGATGGCATCAAGGCGGGTTTGCTGTATGAGGTGCTCGGCAAGGATGGCATGGCGGACATGAAGCGCCTGGCATCCACGATCAAGGCGGTGCCTTTGACGGTGATCGCACCGCGCCCCATCGATGAGGCCATCAGTACTGCAGGCGGAGTTCGTCTGGAGGCTCTGGATGCGCGGGGGATGTGTGCTGCTCTGCCTGGCGTCTTCTGTGCGGGAGAAATGCTGGACTGGGAGG
- the trxA gene encoding thioredoxin TrxA, whose product MASELIKHITDASFESDVLQPGTTVLVDYWAEWCGPCKMIAPILDDVAEGYKGKVQIAKMNVDENREIPAKFGIRGIPTLMLFKDGQLAATKVGALNKTQLSAFLDQHI is encoded by the coding sequence ATGGCCAGCGAATTGATCAAGCACATCACGGATGCAAGCTTTGAGTCTGACGTACTGCAACCCGGCACGACCGTGCTGGTGGATTACTGGGCTGAATGGTGCGGCCCTTGCAAGATGATCGCCCCCATCTTGGACGATGTGGCCGAAGGCTACAAAGGCAAGGTGCAGATCGCCAAGATGAATGTGGACGAAAACCGTGAGATCCCTGCCAAGTTCGGCATTCGCGGCATTCCCACGCTGATGCTGTTCAAGGACGGCCAACTGGCCGCCACCAAGGTTGGCGCGTTGAACAAGACGCAACTGTCCGCCTTCCTCGACCAGCACATCTGA
- the rho gene encoding transcription termination factor Rho, producing MHLNELKALHVSEVLKQAEALEIENVGRMRKQELMFAIIKKRAKAGEQVFADGVLEILPDGFGFLRSPDTSYTASTDDIYISPSQVRRFNLHTGDMIEGEVRIPKDGERYFALTKLDKVNGGPPEQNKHKVLFENLTPLFPKEQMRLERDIKGEENITGRIIDIIAPIGRGQRALIVAPPKSGKTMMMQSIAHAITANHPDVHLMVLLVDERPEEVTEMQRSVKGEIIASTFDEPATRHVHVAEMVIERAKRLVELGKDVVILLDSITRLARAYNNVVPSSGKVLSGGVDSNALQRPKRFFGAARNVEEGGSLTIIATALVDTGSRMDEVIFEEFKGTGNSELHLNRRLYEKRVFPAIELTKSGTRREELLLAPEILQKTRILRQFMYNMDEIESMELMIKNMKATKNNVEFFDMMRRGG from the coding sequence ATGCACCTTAATGAACTCAAGGCACTGCACGTGTCTGAAGTCTTGAAGCAGGCCGAAGCGCTTGAGATCGAAAACGTCGGTCGCATGCGCAAGCAGGAACTGATGTTCGCCATCATCAAAAAGCGCGCCAAGGCCGGTGAACAGGTTTTCGCCGACGGCGTGCTGGAAATCCTGCCCGATGGCTTCGGCTTCCTGCGTAGCCCCGATACCAGCTACACCGCCAGCACCGACGACATCTATATCTCGCCCAGCCAGGTGCGCCGCTTCAATCTGCACACCGGCGACATGATCGAAGGCGAAGTGCGCATCCCCAAGGACGGCGAGCGCTACTTTGCACTGACCAAGCTCGACAAGGTCAACGGCGGCCCACCCGAGCAAAACAAGCACAAGGTGCTGTTTGAGAATCTGACCCCTCTGTTCCCCAAGGAGCAGATGCGCCTTGAGCGCGACATCAAGGGCGAAGAAAACATCACCGGCCGCATCATCGACATCATCGCCCCCATTGGCCGCGGCCAGCGCGCGCTGATCGTGGCACCGCCCAAGAGCGGCAAGACCATGATGATGCAGAGCATTGCCCATGCCATCACCGCCAACCACCCCGATGTGCACCTGATGGTGCTGCTGGTGGACGAGCGCCCTGAAGAAGTGACGGAAATGCAGCGCTCGGTGAAGGGCGAGATCATTGCCTCCACCTTTGACGAGCCAGCTACCCGTCATGTGCACGTGGCCGAAATGGTGATCGAGCGTGCCAAGCGCCTGGTGGAACTGGGCAAGGATGTGGTCATCCTGCTGGACTCCATCACCCGCCTGGCCCGCGCCTACAACAACGTCGTGCCCTCGTCGGGCAAGGTGCTGTCGGGCGGCGTGGACTCCAATGCGCTGCAGCGCCCCAAGCGCTTCTTCGGCGCGGCCCGCAATGTGGAAGAAGGCGGCTCGCTGACCATCATCGCCACGGCACTGGTCGACACCGGCAGCCGCATGGACGAAGTGATCTTTGAAGAATTCAAGGGCACCGGCAACAGCGAACTGCACCTGAACCGTCGCCTGTACGAAAAGCGCGTGTTCCCGGCCATCGAACTCACCAAGAGCGGTACACGCCGCGAAGAGCTGCTGCTGGCTCCCGAGATCCTGCAGAAGACCCGCATCCTGCGCCAGTTCATGTACAACATGGACGAGATCGAGTCCATGGAACTCATGATCAAGAACATGAAGGCCACCAAGAACAATGTGGAGTTCTTCGACATGATGCGTCGCGGCGGCTAA